Proteins encoded by one window of Dryocola sp. LX212:
- a CDS encoding isochorismatase family protein, whose product MPASRILMVIDMQNGVFDTPRASREDCTSRINQLIDAADLVIFIQHTEEWLEPDSHAFDLLPELTRPANALYVTKTACDAFYRTALEDVLQSHGITDFVVCGCATDYCVDATIKNGVSKGYAMTVAGDAHTTANRPAAVAEVLIAHYNDVWRTLTIPGNRLDVKETADILTAWTTI is encoded by the coding sequence GCATTTTGATGGTCATTGATATGCAAAACGGGGTGTTTGATACACCTCGTGCCTCCCGCGAAGATTGTACCTCCCGCATCAACCAGCTCATCGATGCCGCAGACCTGGTGATTTTCATCCAGCACACCGAAGAGTGGCTGGAGCCAGATAGCCACGCATTCGATCTTCTTCCTGAACTTACCCGACCAGCAAACGCCCTCTACGTCACCAAAACGGCCTGCGATGCTTTCTATCGCACAGCGCTTGAGGACGTTCTGCAAAGCCATGGCATAACCGACTTTGTGGTTTGCGGCTGCGCAACGGATTACTGCGTGGATGCGACGATAAAAAACGGCGTCAGCAAGGGCTATGCCATGACGGTAGCAGGGGATGCCCACACCACGGCGAACCGCCCGGCTGCGGTTGCGGAAGTACTGATTGCCCACTACAACGACGTCTGGCGTACCCTGACTATTCCCGGCAACCGGCTGGACGTGAAGGAGACGGCGGATATCCTGACTGCGTGGACGACTATCTGA
- the sbmA gene encoding peptide antibiotic transporter SbmA: MFKSFFPRPTAFFLSAFLWAILAVIFWQVGGGHWLQQLAGAKGDVPISAARFWSRSYLIFYAYYAVCVGAFAAFWFIYSPHRWQYWSILGSSLIIFVTWFLVEVGVAVNAWYAPFYDLIQTALSSPHKVTIGQFYHEVGVFLGIALIAVMVGVMNNFFVSHYVFRWRTAMNEYYMENWQLLRNIEGAAQRVQEDTMRFASTLEDMGVSFINAIMTLIAFLPVLVTLSAHVPELPIIGHIPYGLVIAAIVWSLLGTGLLAVVGIKLPGLEFKNQRVEAAYRKELVYGEDDPTRASPPTVKELFNGVRQNYFRLYFHYMYFNIARILYLQVDNVFGLFLLFPSIVAGTITLGLMTQITNVFGQVRGSFQYLISSWTTLVELMSIYKRLRSFERTLQDIPVEAAGESV, encoded by the coding sequence ATGTTTAAGTCGTTTTTCCCACGCCCGACAGCGTTTTTCCTGTCGGCTTTTCTTTGGGCGATATTAGCCGTTATCTTCTGGCAGGTCGGGGGAGGCCACTGGCTGCAGCAGCTCGCCGGCGCTAAGGGCGATGTGCCGATCAGCGCCGCCCGGTTCTGGTCACGCAGCTACCTGATTTTCTACGCCTACTACGCAGTTTGCGTCGGCGCGTTTGCCGCTTTCTGGTTTATCTACAGCCCGCACCGCTGGCAGTACTGGTCCATTCTTGGCTCTTCCCTGATCATCTTCGTCACCTGGTTTCTGGTGGAAGTGGGCGTGGCGGTCAACGCCTGGTACGCGCCGTTCTATGACCTGATCCAGACGGCGCTCAGCTCGCCGCATAAAGTCACCATCGGGCAGTTTTACCATGAGGTTGGCGTCTTCCTGGGGATTGCGCTGATTGCGGTGATGGTGGGCGTGATGAACAACTTCTTCGTCAGCCACTACGTGTTCCGCTGGCGGACGGCGATGAACGAATACTACATGGAGAACTGGCAGCTGCTGCGCAACATCGAAGGTGCCGCCCAGCGTGTGCAGGAAGACACCATGCGTTTCGCCTCGACGCTGGAAGATATGGGCGTGAGCTTTATCAACGCCATCATGACGCTGATTGCCTTCTTGCCGGTGCTTGTTACCCTTTCAGCCCACGTTCCTGAGCTGCCAATTATCGGCCACATCCCTTACGGCCTGGTGATTGCGGCGATTGTCTGGTCCCTGCTCGGTACCGGCCTGTTGGCGGTGGTGGGGATCAAGCTGCCAGGACTTGAGTTTAAAAACCAGCGCGTTGAGGCGGCCTATCGTAAAGAGCTGGTGTATGGCGAAGATGACCCAACCCGCGCCTCGCCGCCAACGGTTAAAGAGCTGTTTAACGGCGTGCGTCAGAACTACTTCCGCCTGTATTTCCACTACATGTATTTCAATATTGCCCGCATTCTTTATCTGCAGGTGGATAACGTCTTTGGCCTGTTCCTGCTCTTCCCGTCGATTGTGGCCGGGACGATAACCCTGGGTCTGATGACGCAGATCACCAACGTCTTCGGCCAGGTGCGCGGCTCGTTCCAGTATCTGATCAGCTCCTGGACGACGCTGGTGGAGCTGATGTCTATCTACAAACGTCTGCGCAGCTTTGAACGCACGTTGCAGGACATTCCGGTAGAAGCCGCAGGCGAATCGGTATAA
- a CDS encoding DHA2 family efflux MFS transporter permease subunit → MQDKASFTPPNMWLAVLALSLATFMQVLDSTIANVALPTIAGNLGVSADQGTWVITSFAVCNAIALPLTGWFTRRFGQLKLFIGSVVMFTLTSFLCGFAHSMTELIIFRALQGFFAGPMFPMCQTLLLVIFPSSKRSMALALLSMVTVVAPIVGPITGGWITDNYSWPWIFYINVPIGIFASIVVWTQLRSREETTTHSPIDYIGIGLLVLGVGMLQIVLDKGNDLDWFASTHIIIMTVISAISLVSFVIWELGERHPIVNLRLFKDRNFAIGTLSLTLGYAAFFAINIILPQWLQTQMGYTAIWAGLAAAPMGVLPLIMTPIIGRYATKFDLRILASLSFLTMGASCLIRAQFNTNVDFRTIAEVQLFMGIGVAFFFMPITTIVLSNLNGAEVAEGSGLATFFRVLGGSFASSLTTWIWSRREIFHHANLTESVSQYNPAAVDYVAKMGGATQQHMAFIDKTIEQQAYMMSTIDYFWILGWGFMALILVIWFARPPFVRSGAPGAPSAGH, encoded by the coding sequence ATGCAAGATAAGGCCTCGTTTACGCCGCCCAATATGTGGCTGGCGGTGCTCGCGCTGTCGCTGGCGACATTCATGCAGGTGCTGGACTCCACCATCGCAAACGTTGCGCTGCCGACTATCGCCGGGAACCTCGGCGTTAGTGCGGACCAGGGAACGTGGGTTATTACCTCCTTCGCGGTGTGCAACGCCATTGCCCTGCCGCTGACCGGCTGGTTTACCCGCCGGTTCGGGCAGCTGAAGCTTTTTATCGGTTCGGTGGTGATGTTCACCCTCACCTCGTTCCTGTGCGGCTTCGCCCACAGCATGACGGAGCTGATTATCTTCCGCGCCCTGCAGGGCTTCTTTGCCGGGCCGATGTTCCCGATGTGCCAGACGCTGCTGCTGGTGATCTTCCCCTCCAGCAAGCGCAGCATGGCGCTGGCACTGCTGTCGATGGTCACCGTGGTCGCCCCCATCGTCGGACCAATCACCGGCGGCTGGATCACCGATAACTATTCCTGGCCGTGGATCTTCTACATCAACGTGCCGATCGGCATTTTTGCCTCGATTGTAGTCTGGACGCAGCTTCGCTCGCGCGAAGAAACAACCACCCACTCGCCTATCGACTACATCGGTATCGGTTTACTGGTGCTCGGGGTTGGTATGCTGCAAATCGTGCTGGACAAGGGCAACGATCTGGACTGGTTTGCCTCAACGCACATCATCATCATGACGGTGATTTCCGCGATATCACTGGTGTCGTTTGTCATCTGGGAGCTGGGAGAGCGCCATCCGATTGTAAACCTGCGCCTGTTCAAGGATCGTAACTTTGCCATCGGCACGCTCTCGCTGACGCTGGGATACGCGGCGTTTTTTGCCATCAACATTATTCTGCCGCAGTGGCTGCAAACGCAGATGGGCTACACGGCGATCTGGGCCGGGCTTGCGGCAGCGCCAATGGGCGTGTTGCCGCTCATCATGACGCCGATAATTGGCCGCTACGCGACCAAGTTTGACCTGCGTATTCTGGCTTCGCTGTCATTCCTGACGATGGGCGCGTCCTGTCTTATCCGCGCGCAATTCAATACCAATGTGGATTTCCGCACCATCGCCGAGGTGCAGCTGTTTATGGGCATTGGCGTGGCGTTCTTCTTTATGCCGATCACCACCATCGTGCTGTCGAACCTGAACGGGGCGGAAGTGGCGGAAGGTTCTGGTCTGGCAACGTTCTTCCGCGTGCTGGGCGGCTCGTTCGCCTCGTCGCTGACCACGTGGATCTGGTCACGCCGGGAGATCTTCCACCATGCCAACCTGACGGAGAGCGTGTCACAGTACAACCCGGCGGCGGTGGATTATGTTGCGAAGATGGGAGGCGCTACGCAGCAGCATATGGCGTTTATCGATAAAACCATCGAGCAGCAGGCCTACATGATGTCGACCATCGATTATTTCTGGATTCTGGGCTGGGGATTTATGGCGCTAATCCTGGTTATCTGGTTTGCGCGTCCGCCGTTTGTCCGCTCCGGCGCGCCGGGCGCGCCTTCGGCGGGACATTAA